In Oryza brachyantha chromosome 2, ObraRS2, whole genome shotgun sequence, a single window of DNA contains:
- the LOC121053649 gene encoding RING-H2 finger protein ATL79-like gives MARRANHTALPSVNATAAAAAAMITSSPSPPRPPLPTPANAGAWGPYASSRAFFSNVATILIILACVSLLAFFLHAAARCLVRCLGRRRDAGSLEIQAQAQPPKPASDHGAASASSEAAGAASGVPMVGGWAEAECAICLSEMADGGERVRVLPACGHGFHGACVEGWLAARASCPTCRAPSRAGGPEP, from the coding sequence ATGGCGCGCCGGGCCAACCACACCGCCTTGCCATCCGTGAacgccaccgcggcggcggcggcggccatgatcacctcctccccgtccccgccgaggccgccgctcCCCACCCCCGCCAACGCCGGCGCGTGGGGCCCCTACGCCAGCTCCCGGGCGTTCTTCTCCAACGTGGCCACCATCCTCATCATCCTCGCCTgcgtctccctcctcgccttcttcctccacgccgccgcgcggtGCCTCGTCCGCTgcctcggccggcgccgcgaCGCCGGGTCTCTCGAGATTCAGGCTCAGGCCCAGCCGCCGAAGCCCGCGTCCGACCACGGCGCCGCGTCCGCTAGCTccgaggcggccggcgccgcgtcCGGGGTCCCGATGGTCGGCGGGTGGGCCGAGGCGGAGTGCGCCATCTGCCTGTCTGAgatggcggacggcggcgagcgtgtCCGCGTTCTCCCGGCGTGCGGGCACGGCTTCCACGGCGCCTGCGTGGAGGGCTGGCTCGCGGCGCGCGCGTCCTGCCCCAcctgccgcgcgccgtcgcgggcgggcgggcccGAGCCCTAG